The Candidatus Acidiferrales bacterium genome has a window encoding:
- a CDS encoding enoyl-CoA hydratase-related protein, with the protein MTEQLVRYTVQDGLAILEINNPPANTYNLDLLCQLDAAIVQARFDSNVHAIVLRGAGEKFFSAGAEIRFISEASPEMRYNFSLFGHETLLRLENTPKLVVAALNGHTVGGGLEIAMAADLRLAKKDGGRIGLAEVNLGVIPGMGGTQRLARLVGRGRALELAATGVTFSFEEAQEMGLVNQIFEQQSFFDDVVAYVRQFIPPAKSSLAVGRIKRAMKSGLEASLSEGLALEREVLAQVFASEDAAEGMKAYLEKRMAKFKGR; encoded by the coding sequence ATGACTGAGCAGCTTGTTCGCTACACCGTCCAGGACGGTCTGGCCATCCTGGAGATCAACAATCCTCCGGCCAATACCTACAACCTCGACCTCTTGTGCCAACTCGATGCCGCGATCGTCCAGGCTCGCTTCGATTCAAACGTTCACGCCATTGTGCTGCGCGGGGCGGGGGAGAAATTCTTCTCCGCCGGCGCAGAAATCCGGTTCATCTCCGAGGCTTCGCCTGAGATGCGCTACAACTTCTCTCTGTTCGGCCACGAAACCCTTCTTCGCCTCGAGAACACGCCGAAGCTGGTGGTGGCGGCGCTGAACGGCCACACGGTGGGCGGCGGCCTCGAGATTGCCATGGCGGCTGACCTACGGCTGGCCAAGAAGGACGGCGGGCGCATCGGGCTCGCTGAAGTCAACCTGGGCGTGATCCCCGGGATGGGCGGCACGCAGCGGCTGGCGCGGCTGGTGGGCCGCGGGCGAGCGCTCGAACTGGCCGCCACCGGCGTTACGTTCTCGTTCGAGGAAGCGCAGGAGATGGGTCTGGTCAACCAGATCTTCGAGCAGCAGAGCTTTTTTGACGATGTGGTCGCCTATGTGCGACAGTTCATCCCGCCCGCGAAATCCAGCCTGGCGGTCGGCCGCATCAAGCGCGCCATGAAGTCCGGCCTCGAAGCATCCCTGAGCGAGGGCCTGGCGCTCGAGCGCGAGGTGCTGGCGCAAGTCTTCGCGAGCGAGGACGCCGCCGAGGGGATGAAAGCCTACCTCGAAAAGCGCATGGCCAAGTTCAAAGGCCGCTGA
- a CDS encoding carboxymuconolactone decarboxylase family protein: MAIVNPLSKEKAAPEVHEIYDALAKKFGKMPNFFGTMAHRPDVLKKFVPLYGAIINEGTVDPRYKELAYLKTAMLNGCEY, encoded by the coding sequence ATGGCTATTGTCAATCCCCTCTCCAAAGAAAAGGCTGCTCCGGAAGTGCATGAAATCTACGACGCGCTGGCAAAAAAATTTGGCAAGATGCCCAACTTCTTCGGCACGATGGCTCACCGGCCTGACGTGCTGAAGAAATTCGTCCCACTTTACGGCGCCATCATCAACGAAGGGACCGTCGATCCCCGCTACAAGGAGCTGGCCTACCTGAAAACGGCGATGCTCAACGGCTGCGAGTATTGA
- a CDS encoding dodecin family protein produces the protein MAQKVIEIVGVSKDSFARAAENAVAEAAKSVRGMKWARVAELEMGLDGKKITEYRVTARIYFDVER, from the coding sequence ATGGCTCAGAAGGTCATCGAGATTGTAGGGGTTTCGAAGGACAGCTTCGCCCGTGCCGCCGAGAATGCGGTGGCCGAGGCCGCCAAGAGCGTGCGCGGGATGAAGTGGGCGCGAGTCGCCGAACTGGAGATGGGGCTGGACGGCAAGAAAATCACCGAATACCGCGTCACCGCCCGCATCTACTTCGACGTCGAGCGCTAA